From the Salmo trutta chromosome 2, fSalTru1.1, whole genome shotgun sequence genome, one window contains:
- the gjd4 gene encoding gap junction delta-4 protein — protein MGRQSASEVVFICLNHNVTLVGKIWLILMILLRILVLLFAGYPLYQDEQERFVCNTIQPGCANVCYDIFAPISLFRFWLVQLLILCLPYVIFVIYVIHKVTSRLTIDTTDPSDRVRAEPLYRIQQESFRKTALTKTALQAQHGRSQCFTGAYTLHLLFRILLEAGFGVAHYYLFGFYIPRRFLCQQTPCTTQVDCYISRPTEKTVMLNFMQGAGALSLLLNVADLICAIKRSVRQKTKRKMLVEKMYEEEQYYLPSSGGSRGVEANIPPLPQNLVVEPITFRKRGASKSSTADQGAYPHLGEAEDASAPRCGSSFSLGHPDANTNGNNLYPAAQEEGPEAEGSEVALCPVEPIGTPRSIRVSKRSRLKPPPPPRRDLCPPTATAAGVPPGTAVCTRRVGQYTLVEMTASDLQSNTSEGQEKRSEWV, from the coding sequence GGAAGATATGGTTGATCCTGATGATTTTACTGAGAATCCTGGTCCTGCTCTTTGCAGGATACCCCCTCTACCAAGATGAACAGGAACGCTTTGTGTGTAACACCATCCAGCCCGGCTGTGCTAACGTCTGCTACGACATCTTCGCTCCTATCTCTCTGTTCCGCTTCTGGCTTGTTCAGCTGCTCATTCTCTGTCTCCCGTACGTCATCTTCGTTATCTACGTCATCCATAAAGTCACATCACGCCTCACCATCGACACTACTGACCCCTCAGATAGAGTTAGAGCTGAACCGCTCTACCGGATCCAGCAGGAGTCATTCAGGAAGACGGCCCTGACCAAGACAGCTCTCCAGGCGCAGCATGGCAGGAGTCAGTGCTTCACAGGAGCATATACCCTCCATCTTCTGTTCAGGATACTGCTGGAGGCCGGGTTCGGGGTGGCCCACTACTACCTGTTTGGGTTCTATATCCCCAGGAGGTTCCTGTGCCAGCAGACTCCCTGCACCACTCAGGTAGACTGCTACATCTCCAGGCCCACGGAGAAGACCGTCATGCTTAACTTCATGCAGGGGGCCGGAGCCCTGTCGTTATTACTCAACGTGGCTGATCTCATCTGCGCCATCAAGCGCTCGGTAAGGCAGAAGACCAAGAGGAAGATGTTGGTGGAGAAGATGTACGAGGAGGAGCAGTACTATCTCCCGTCCAGCGGGGGGAGCAGAGGTGTGGAGGCTAACATCCCTCCACTTCCCCAGAACCTGGTGGTGGAACCTATAACCTTCCGGAAGAGAGGGGCCAGTAAGTCCAGCACCGCTGACCAGGGAGCCTATCCCCATCTGGGGGAGGCTGAGGACGCCTCTGCCCCTCGCTGTGGCTCTAGTTTCTCCTTGGGGCATCCAGACGCCAACACCAATGGGAACAACCTCTACCCTGCAGCCCAGGAGGAGGGCCCCGAGGCAGAGGGGAGCGAGGTGGCTCTGTGCCCTGTAGAGCCCATCGGGACACCCAGGTCCATCAGGGTTAGCAAACGCAGCCGCCTCAAACCGCCCCCGCCCCCACGACGGGACCTGTGCCCCCCAACGGCAACCGCTGCGGGCGTCCCTCCAGGAACAGCTGTGTGCACCAGGAGAGTGGGTCAGTACACCCTGGTAGAGATGACAGCCTCGGACTTGCAGTCCAACACCAGCGAGGGCCAGGAGAAGAGGTCTGAGTGGGTTTGA